ACAAAGTGAGGATCAGTAATCCGCCACTTAACTCATAGATCATCATAGTTCTTGGTTCAACTTTTTGTACTTGTCGCTTATTCAATACAGAGAATAATGCAGCTAAGATTGCAGAAACGATACCTGCGATGATCCCATCCCGATACCTTGTATCAAATTGAAAAATAAGAATGATCCCTAATAAACTCAGTAATCCCAAACCTACATCCGGCCAGCTGAATGGACGTTCATTGAATACAGGTTCCAATAATGCAGTAAACAATCCGGTCGACGCGAAACAAACAAGTCCGATAGAGACATTGGACATTTTAATACTTCCATAAAAGAATACCCAATGCAATGCGATCAGCGTTCCGATCCCTAATAGTTTCCATACCATGTGAGAAGAAACCTCTTGCAATTGGTTCTTCCATTTCAATAGTGCAAATAGTGTAACTACAGTGATCATGATGCGATACCACACCAATAATCCCTCATTCATATGAATCAGTACTCCCAATACCCCCGTAAATCCAGCTAAAAAAACAGAAATGTGTAGCTTGATGAGTGCATCTTTCATGGCACTAAAGCTAATTCAAAGAAATGGAAAATAGTATGCAGTGATGAAATGCGATTATCAGGGTGCACTAGAAACGCGCTTTTTATAACTTTTGAAAAGACTGTGCCACTGTATTTTCAAAACACCCAGCACACCTTCTTTGATGATACCCTTACTCATTTTACTCACGCCTATCTTTCGATCTATAAATGTGATGGGCACTTCTTTGATACGAAAGCCCAGTTTCCAGGAAACGAATTTCATTTCTATCTGGAAAGCATATCCAACAAACTCTATCTCGTCTAAATTGATCGCTTCAAGTACCTGACGTTTATAGCATACAAAGCCTGCTGTTGGATCATTTACGGGCATCCAGGTGAGAATCTTGGTGTACAATGCACCACC
Above is a genomic segment from Sediminibacterium sp. KACHI17 containing:
- a CDS encoding DMT family transporter, giving the protein MKDALIKLHISVFLAGFTGVLGVLIHMNEGLLVWYRIMITVVTLFALLKWKNQLQEVSSHMVWKLLGIGTLIALHWVFFYGSIKMSNVSIGLVCFASTGLFTALLEPVFNERPFSWPDVGLGLLSLLGIILIFQFDTRYRDGIIAGIVSAILAALFSVLNKRQVQKVEPRTMMIYELSGGLLILTLLMPIYLHYYPVETIFPSLSDWFWLLILSWLCTVLAMDLMLQALKKVSAFTQNLSLNLEPVYGILLAFILFQENEKLNTSFYAGVALITVSVLFQMIRVIRKHQQKSNI